In one Nicotiana sylvestris chromosome 8, ASM39365v2, whole genome shotgun sequence genomic region, the following are encoded:
- the LOC138876414 gene encoding uncharacterized protein yields the protein MASETTKGEIILPVNVAGTIQETKFHVIEGDMRYGHVGGFNNPIDKLCNKGRRQKWDDHRRVAFMITFLGLLWNWLAKERGYCAEIGKLKQQVEGLKYEHNVQVATDLGEKNRLTRENEMLRAQIEHMKIDADNRQRSRSDERLIKGLRMEIGECRSESENLENTIAGLEAHCARRTEKRNRYLQQLKRDHEQAIANLKKKVVTLEDRAFEQTRTLGVENKHCHKLLTQMEVEIQQWHNQYLQDSRIITAHNDQIEHLLKEKRQTRDKIKTIAHAIIRRCLRCENMTSITPVPQTRHNLESPAYKAGVRCAYHSGAEGHDTNDCWTLRRVVENLIEQEKIVLRDEEVPNVTNNPLLTHNNRPLIGMICEDKEFDTALKAIIAIVDAGKKPKTAPKLDKGEKKTSAIKVKLEEKVETKIVTMVPARNEVLYVPRGREVTGELPVNTFIGRYSNTQELNNSTRKRFPPKKPVSVEEAEVFFQKMKMPDYEVVDQLRKCPEQVSMLSLLMRSAEHQNILLKTLNEAYIPDDTSVEQLERMTERPWIHAAGAVPSTLHQMVKFEYEAREIVVHGEDEQSIYRDPSMPYLEEREGSEYTVYQL from the exons gtatggtcatgtaggaggattcaataatccgaTTGACAAGCTATGCAACAAAGGtcgtcgtcagaagtgggatgaccacagacgggtggctttcatgataacatttttgggccttctg tggaattggttagcaaaagaaagaggctattgtgccgaaatcgGCAAATTAAAGCAACAGGTTGAAGGtctaaaatatgagcacaacgtgcaagttgctactgatctaggagaaaagaacaggttgaccagggaaaacgagatgctcagggcccagatcGAACATATGAAGATAGACGCTGATAACCgacaaaggagccggtcggatgaacgattgataaagGGTTTAAGGATGGAAATTGGAGAGTGCCGGAGTGAGTCAGAAAATCTTGAAAATACCATAGCAGGACTCGAAGCGCACTGCGCAAGAAGGACAGAAAAGCGTAACCGGTACCTGCAGCAGTTGAAAAGGGATCACGAGCAAGCCATTGCCAATCTGAAGAAAAAGGTGGTCACTCTCGAGGACAGAGCGTTTGAGCAAACCCGAACCCTTGGAGTTGAAAATAAACATTGCCACAAGCTCTTAAcccaaatggaagtagaaattcagcagtggcaCAATCAATATCTCCAGGATTCTCGGATCATAACAGCCCAcaatgatcaaatagagcaccTACTCAAGGAAAAGAGGCAAACTAGGgataagattaagaccattgcccatgccatcatcagaaggtgtctgcGATGTGAAAatatgaccagcattacc ccagtccctcagacaaggcacaatctgGAATCACCTGCTTATAAAGCCGGTGTCAGGTGCGCTTATCATTCGGgagcagaagggcacgatacaaatgattgttggactttgagaagGGTGGTTGAGAACTTAATAGAGCAGGAGAAGATAGTAttgagggacgaggaggtcccaaatgtgactaacaatccgttgCTCACTCATAATAACAGGCCattgattggaatgatttgtgaggacaaagagTTTGATACTGCcttaaaagctataatcgccatcgtcgatgcaGGGAAAAAGCCTAAAACCGCCCCGAAGCTAgataaaggggaaaagaagactagTGCTATCAAGGTTAAGCTCGAAGAGAAGGTCGAGACAAAGATAGTAACAATGGTGCCTGCgaggaatgaagttctttacgttccacgag gcagagaagtcacgggagaacttccagtgaatactttcattggaagatattcgaacactcaagagttaaacaactCCACACGGAAAcgcttcccacccaagaagcctgtaagcgttgaagaagcggaagttttcttccaaaagatgaaaatgcccgactacgaagtggtggatcagttacgcaagtgccccgagcaagtgtctatgctatctctgttgatgaggtcggccgaacacCAAAATATCTTGCttaaaaccctgaatgaagcgtACATACCGGATGATACTtcagtcgaacaactggaacgaatgacgGAAAG accttggattcatgcggcaggggctgtaccttccactcttcaccaaatggtgaagtttgaatacgaAGCTCgagaaattgtggtccacggagaagatgaacagtctatttatcgggacccatccatgcCATATCTTGAAGAAAGGGAAGGGAGTGAGTACacggtttatcag ttataa